The Deinococcus wulumuqiensis R12 genome has a window encoding:
- the obgE gene encoding GTPase ObgE: MAFRDVLNIEVAAGNGGDGSMSFHRAKYMEKGGPDGGHGGRGGSVILRAIEGVESLERLVGKRKFKAENGRYGEGRLRQGADGQDTYIDVPVGTTAFDEDSGKVIADLVSVGQEKVIAKGGLGGRGNSTFTSSTRQAPRFAELGTPGQKRRVRLELRLIADVGLVGYPNAGKSSLLAALSRANPAIADYPFTTLSPILGVVQREDERGNSLDERFTMADIPGIIEGASEGKGLGLEFLRHISRTRLLIYVLDVTRSPVEELQQLQAELRAYDPSLLDNVALVALNKVELVEADLAQMVEDELAEQGLPVLQVSAREGTGLAALRETLFQMLPEFELWAQNNALEVEPDTVIDEALQIVFREDPPAKGSTEPERVWEVHGGGFEERIVRFSRYLEDAAEYLGNLFKRQGLYNALRRAGAREGDTVEIGTFRFEYFDDEE; this comes from the coding sequence CTTTCACCGCGCCAAGTATATGGAAAAGGGCGGCCCCGACGGTGGGCACGGGGGGCGCGGCGGCAGCGTGATTTTGCGGGCCATCGAGGGTGTGGAGTCGCTCGAACGGCTGGTCGGCAAGCGCAAGTTCAAGGCCGAAAATGGGCGCTACGGTGAAGGCCGCCTGCGTCAGGGCGCCGATGGACAGGACACTTACATTGACGTGCCTGTGGGCACCACCGCCTTCGATGAGGACAGCGGCAAGGTGATTGCCGATCTGGTCAGCGTCGGACAGGAAAAAGTAATCGCCAAAGGGGGCCTGGGAGGACGCGGCAACTCGACCTTCACCAGCAGCACCCGTCAGGCCCCGCGCTTTGCCGAACTGGGCACACCCGGGCAAAAGCGCCGCGTCCGCCTGGAACTGCGCCTGATTGCCGATGTGGGGCTGGTGGGCTACCCCAACGCAGGCAAGAGCAGTCTGCTGGCGGCCCTCTCGCGGGCCAACCCAGCCATCGCCGACTATCCGTTTACCACCCTCTCCCCTATTCTGGGCGTCGTGCAGCGTGAAGACGAGCGTGGCAACAGCCTTGACGAGCGTTTCACGATGGCCGATATCCCCGGCATCATCGAGGGAGCCAGCGAGGGCAAGGGCCTGGGCCTGGAATTCCTCCGGCACATCAGCCGCACCCGCCTGCTGATTTACGTGCTCGACGTGACCCGGAGTCCGGTGGAGGAGTTGCAGCAGCTTCAGGCCGAGTTGCGGGCCTATGACCCCAGCCTGCTCGACAACGTGGCGCTGGTGGCGCTGAACAAAGTTGAACTCGTCGAAGCCGACCTGGCGCAGATGGTCGAGGACGAATTGGCCGAGCAGGGTCTGCCCGTGTTGCAGGTCAGCGCCAGAGAAGGCACCGGACTTGCAGCGCTGCGTGAAACCCTGTTCCAGATGCTTCCCGAGTTCGAACTCTGGGCGCAGAACAACGCGCTGGAAGTGGAGCCTGACACGGTCATTGACGAGGCTCTACAAATCGTCTTCCGTGAGGATCCGCCAGCCAAGGGCAGCACCGAGCCTGAGCGCGTGTGGGAAGTGCACGGCGGAGGCTTTGAGGAACGGATCGTGCGTTTCTCGCGCTATCTGGAAGACGCCGCCGAATATCTGGGCAACCTGTTCAAGCGCCAGGGCCTCTACAACGCGCTGCGACGCGCCGGAGCCAGGGAAGGCGATACCGTAGAAATCGGTACCTTCCGCTTCGAGTACTTCGACGACGAGGAATAA
- the odhB gene encoding 2-oxoglutarate dehydrogenase complex dihydrolipoyllysine-residue succinyltransferase → MADIKVPVFSESVSEGTLLTWHKKPGEAVKRGEVLAEIETDKVVLEVTAQQDGVLQTVAKNEGDTVLSEEVLGTMGEGGAAAAPAAAQDQASGPVANEASAGGTAQQPDSAGIQPAAQGGERREDLSPAVRKIVEEKGLDVSQLPATGPKNNITKADAMGATAPAPAAQPAAPAAKSPIVLPAGARPEERVPMTRIRSRIAERLKEVQNTAALLTTFNEVNMQPAMDLRKKYQDQFVKKHGVKLGFMSLFVRAATEALKAFPVVNASVDGKDIIYHGFYDIGIAVASERGLVVPILRDTDQMSLADIEKAIAGYADKARSGKLTMEDMAGGTFSITNGGTFGSMMSTPIINAPQSAILGMHNIIERPIAQNGQVVIAPMMYLALSYDHRIIDGKEAVQFLVTIKNLLEDPARMLLDL, encoded by the coding sequence ATGGCGGACATTAAAGTTCCTGTTTTTTCCGAATCGGTCAGTGAGGGCACGCTGCTGACCTGGCACAAGAAACCCGGCGAGGCGGTCAAGCGCGGTGAGGTGCTGGCCGAGATCGAGACCGACAAGGTCGTGCTGGAAGTCACGGCGCAGCAAGACGGCGTGCTCCAGACGGTCGCCAAGAACGAGGGCGACACCGTGCTGAGCGAAGAAGTGCTGGGCACGATGGGCGAAGGCGGCGCGGCGGCTGCTCCCGCTGCGGCCCAGGACCAAGCCAGCGGCCCCGTGGCGAACGAAGCCTCGGCGGGCGGCACGGCCCAGCAGCCCGACAGCGCGGGCATCCAGCCTGCCGCTCAGGGTGGCGAGCGCCGCGAGGACCTTTCGCCCGCCGTGCGCAAGATCGTCGAGGAAAAGGGCCTGGACGTTTCGCAACTTCCGGCCACCGGTCCCAAGAACAACATCACCAAGGCCGACGCGATGGGTGCCACGGCTCCCGCTCCTGCCGCGCAGCCCGCAGCACCGGCGGCCAAGTCGCCCATCGTGCTGCCTGCGGGTGCCCGTCCCGAAGAGCGCGTGCCGATGACCCGCATCCGCTCGCGTATTGCCGAGCGCCTGAAGGAAGTGCAGAACACCGCTGCGCTGCTGACCACCTTCAACGAAGTGAACATGCAGCCCGCGATGGACCTGCGCAAGAAGTACCAGGACCAGTTCGTCAAGAAGCACGGCGTCAAGCTCGGCTTCATGAGCCTGTTCGTGCGGGCCGCCACCGAAGCCCTGAAAGCCTTCCCCGTCGTCAACGCCAGCGTGGACGGCAAGGACATCATCTACCACGGCTTCTACGACATCGGTATCGCCGTGGCCTCCGAGCGCGGTCTGGTCGTGCCGATTCTGCGTGACACCGACCAGATGAGCCTCGCGGACATCGAAAAGGCCATCGCCGGGTACGCCGACAAGGCCCGCAGCGGCAAGCTGACCATGGAAGACATGGCGGGCGGTACCTTCTCGATCACCAACGGCGGCACCTTCGGCTCCATGATGAGCACCCCCATCATCAACGCGCCCCAGAGCGCCATTCTGGGCATGCACAACATCATCGAGCGCCCGATTGCTCAGAACGGTCAGGTCGTGATTGCCCCGATGATGTACCTCGCGCTGAGCTACGACCACCGCATCATTGACGGCAAGGAAGCCGTGCAGTTCCTGGTCACCATCAAGAACCTGCTGGAAGATCCGGCCCGCATGCTGCTCGACCTGTAA
- a CDS encoding PIG-L deacetylase family protein, with translation MLPGMTATPGLKLLLIVPHPDDEVYGAAGTLMEYIAAGESCGLVTLTRGEAGRTLGLCNGPDELMRMREVELAACLEVIRLTTTPGSLHEQHQFPDKYLKDHPFEELVETAREAMERLRPETVLTFPPNGSNGHPDHVTTHRAVKAAWDSLPPAERPVLWYYASATAPENEQLRAEWLPPNIERDVSAFVTRKLQAIACHRSQALSTVDFIRKYPERITSETFYQLPS, from the coding sequence ATGCTGCCGGGCATGACTGCCACACCGGGCCTGAAACTCCTGCTGATCGTTCCCCACCCCGACGACGAAGTGTACGGAGCCGCCGGAACCCTCATGGAATACATCGCGGCGGGCGAGTCCTGCGGGCTGGTGACGCTGACCCGGGGAGAGGCTGGGCGCACCCTGGGCCTGTGCAACGGCCCCGACGAACTGATGCGGATGCGCGAGGTAGAACTGGCCGCCTGCCTGGAGGTCATCCGCCTGACGACCACGCCGGGGAGTCTGCATGAGCAGCACCAGTTTCCCGACAAGTACCTGAAGGACCACCCGTTTGAGGAACTGGTCGAAACGGCCCGCGAAGCGATGGAGAGGCTGCGGCCCGAAACCGTGCTGACCTTCCCGCCCAACGGCAGCAACGGCCACCCTGACCATGTCACCACCCACCGCGCCGTCAAAGCTGCCTGGGACAGCCTGCCCCCGGCAGAGCGCCCGGTGCTGTGGTACTACGCCAGCGCCACTGCGCCCGAAAACGAGCAGCTCCGCGCCGAGTGGTTGCCGCCCAACATTGAGCGTGACGTATCCGCCTTCGTGACCCGCAAGCTTCAAGCCATCGCCTGTCACCGCTCGCAGGCACTCTCGACGGTGGACTTTATTCGCAAGTACCCGGAGCGCATCACCAGCGAAACGTTCTATCAGTTGCCAAGCTGA
- the argF gene encoding ornithine carbamoyltransferase, whose translation MTKAVRSSKKPAQAAPKTRAKTAQIQLHTAETLPRPVLAGRDFLSNLDMTPAELRVVLDTAHSMKAGEWREVKPLAGLSLALVFEKASLRTRTTFDVGMYQLGGHAITLSNAEIGLGTRERVSDVARNLERWVDGVMGRVYLQQTLVELAQHASIPVINGLSDMLHPAQLLADYQTIEEEFGQNLAGKRVVYIGDGNNLANSHIHMGILTGTDVTVVTPVGYEPNAGVLMDAVKAGVTISLTNDLAAVQGADVLYTDVWISMGQEAEADIRRRAFRGYQVTPEMLDTIAPDGIFLHCLPAHYGEETVPEATEHPKSRVFDQAENRLHAQKALLYHVMGAMKPRW comes from the coding sequence ATGACGAAGGCTGTCCGTTCGAGCAAGAAACCCGCCCAGGCCGCGCCGAAGACCCGCGCCAAGACGGCCCAGATTCAGTTGCACACCGCCGAAACCCTGCCCCGGCCCGTTCTGGCAGGGCGCGACTTTCTGAGCAATCTGGACATGACGCCCGCCGAACTGCGCGTGGTGCTGGACACCGCCCACAGCATGAAGGCGGGCGAGTGGCGCGAGGTCAAGCCGCTCGCGGGCCTGTCGCTGGCGCTGGTGTTTGAAAAGGCCAGTCTGCGAACGCGCACCACCTTCGACGTGGGCATGTACCAGCTTGGCGGGCACGCCATTACGCTGTCCAACGCCGAAATCGGGCTGGGCACCCGTGAACGCGTTTCCGACGTGGCCCGCAACCTGGAACGCTGGGTGGACGGTGTGATGGGCCGCGTCTACCTTCAGCAGACGCTGGTGGAACTCGCGCAGCATGCCTCTATTCCAGTTATCAACGGCCTGTCGGACATGCTGCACCCGGCGCAACTGCTCGCCGATTACCAGACCATCGAAGAAGAATTCGGACAGAATCTGGCGGGCAAGCGGGTCGTGTACATCGGGGACGGCAACAACCTCGCCAACAGCCACATTCACATGGGCATCCTGACCGGAACCGACGTGACGGTGGTGACGCCCGTGGGCTACGAACCGAACGCGGGCGTGCTGATGGACGCGGTCAAAGCGGGCGTAACCATCAGCCTCACCAACGACCTCGCCGCCGTGCAGGGCGCAGACGTGCTGTACACCGACGTGTGGATTTCGATGGGCCAGGAAGCCGAGGCCGACATTCGTCGCCGGGCCTTCCGGGGCTATCAGGTGACGCCCGAAATGCTGGACACCATTGCCCCAGACGGCATTTTCCTGCACTGCCTGCCCGCCCACTACGGCGAGGAAACCGTGCCCGAAGCCACCGAGCACCCCAAGAGCCGCGTCTTCGACCAGGCTGAAAACCGCCTGCACGCGCAAAAGGCACTGCTCTACCACGTCATGGGCGCGATGAAGCCGAGGTGGTAG
- a CDS encoding AbrB/MazE/SpoVT family DNA-binding domain-containing protein yields MTASVKVGKAFRIVLPPEFRELHGLQEGESLSVEMQDGRLTLVPLREKQQTIQARYKGRFPGMLEELLTERRAEAAGE; encoded by the coding sequence ATGACCGCATCTGTCAAAGTTGGCAAAGCCTTTCGTATCGTTCTGCCACCGGAATTTCGTGAATTGCATGGACTTCAGGAAGGCGAGAGTCTCAGCGTGGAAATGCAGGATGGTCGGTTGACACTTGTGCCTCTGCGTGAAAAGCAGCAGACCATTCAGGCCAGATACAAGGGCCGTTTTCCAGGCATGTTGGAGGAGTTGCTGACCGAACGCCGCGCCGAGGCTGCGGGTGAGTGA
- a CDS encoding type II toxin-antitoxin system VapC family toxin, protein MSEPKVVLDTSAVIAYLNGEPGSERVSSHLSGALLSSVNLCEIVSKYADWGEDAEQVLSDVEGLEVEIVLFSPAQALFAAQLRPATRSLGLSLGDRACLALGLECDAIVLTADKAWAELEKPHRIEVLR, encoded by the coding sequence GTGAGTGAACCGAAAGTCGTTTTGGATACCAGCGCCGTGATTGCCTACCTGAACGGCGAACCGGGTAGTGAAAGGGTCAGCTCTCATTTGTCTGGCGCACTCCTGAGTAGTGTCAACCTCTGTGAGATTGTCAGCAAATACGCGGACTGGGGTGAGGATGCCGAGCAGGTTTTGAGCGATGTGGAGGGGCTGGAAGTCGAGATTGTCCTCTTCTCGCCTGCCCAAGCCTTGTTCGCTGCCCAGTTACGCCCCGCCACTCGCTCCCTGGGCCTGAGTCTGGGTGACCGCGCCTGCCTCGCGCTGGGGCTGGAATGTGACGCCATCGTCCTGACCGCAGACAAAGCCTGGGCTGAACTGGAGAAGCCGCACAGAATCGAGGTGCTGCGTTGA
- a CDS encoding NUDIX hydrolase — translation MTDERLDLVNERDEVVGQVSRADPALRWRDVRVVNAFIRNSRGELWIPRRSPHKSLYPNALDVSVGGAVQSGESYLQAFARETAEEVGLNLEAVDWRELAAFSPYQTGLSSFMRVYEIRSDVTPAYNPQDFSGGEWLTPGQVLARIAAGEAAKGDLAELVRRCYGGQP, via the coding sequence TTGACCGACGAACGGCTCGACCTCGTGAACGAGCGCGACGAAGTGGTGGGCCAGGTTTCCCGCGCTGACCCGGCCCTGCGCTGGCGCGACGTGCGGGTGGTGAACGCCTTTATCCGAAACAGTCGCGGCGAACTGTGGATACCGCGCCGCAGCCCGCACAAAAGCCTGTACCCGAACGCGTTGGACGTAAGCGTGGGCGGGGCCGTGCAGAGCGGCGAGAGCTACCTGCAGGCCTTCGCCCGCGAGACTGCCGAGGAAGTGGGCCTGAATCTGGAGGCCGTGGACTGGCGCGAACTCGCTGCCTTTTCGCCGTACCAGACGGGCCTGAGCAGCTTCATGCGCGTCTACGAAATTCGCAGCGACGTGACGCCTGCCTACAACCCGCAGGACTTTTCGGGCGGCGAGTGGCTGACGCCGGGGCAGGTGCTGGCGCGAATTGCAGCCGGGGAAGCGGCGAAAGGCGATTTGGCGGAGCTGGTGCGGCGGTGTTATGGAGGACAACCATGA
- the argC gene encoding N-acetyl-gamma-glutamyl-phosphate reductase — MTKPKIFIDGEAGTTGLQIRQRLSGRSDLELLSIDPARRKDPAARAELLNAADISILCLHDDAAREAVQLTTNPTSRLLDASTAHRVNPEWVFGFPELSAEQPEKIRQARYVANPGCYSTGAIALLAPLTQAGLLPTDFPVHIQGYSGYTGGGRALVEAHEKGEDHPMRGAFLSYGLGLAHKHLPETMRYGGLTRTPIFTPNVGGWAQGMTVTIPLHLRELGVSAEGLHATLKAHYAGQEYVKVFEMAENPEILDPQTLNGTNNLELFVYPAADGERALLAARLDNLGKGASGAAVQNLELMLGLS; from the coding sequence ATGACCAAACCCAAAATCTTTATCGACGGCGAGGCCGGGACCACGGGCCTGCAAATCCGCCAGCGCCTCAGCGGGCGCAGCGACCTCGAACTGCTCAGCATTGACCCGGCGCGGCGCAAAGACCCGGCAGCGCGGGCCGAACTGCTCAACGCTGCCGACATTTCCATCCTGTGCCTGCACGACGACGCGGCGCGGGAGGCGGTGCAGCTCACCACCAACCCCACGTCACGCCTGCTGGACGCCAGCACCGCCCACCGGGTCAACCCCGAGTGGGTCTTCGGTTTTCCCGAACTAAGCGCCGAGCAACCCGAAAAAATCCGTCAGGCGCGGTATGTCGCCAACCCCGGCTGCTACAGCACGGGCGCGATTGCGCTGCTGGCTCCGCTGACCCAGGCTGGCCTGCTGCCCACCGACTTTCCGGTTCACATTCAGGGCTACAGCGGGTACACGGGCGGCGGGCGGGCGCTGGTCGAGGCCCATGAAAAGGGTGAAGACCACCCCATGCGCGGCGCGTTCCTGAGTTACGGGCTGGGGCTGGCGCACAAGCACCTTCCCGAAACCATGCGTTACGGTGGCCTGACGCGCACGCCCATCTTCACGCCGAACGTGGGCGGCTGGGCGCAGGGCATGACCGTCACCATTCCGCTGCATCTGAGGGAGCTGGGCGTCAGTGCCGAGGGGTTGCACGCCACCCTGAAGGCACACTACGCGGGGCAAGAGTACGTCAAGGTGTTTGAGATGGCCGAGAATCCCGAAATCCTCGACCCGCAGACGCTGAACGGCACCAACAATCTGGAACTGTTCGTGTACCCGGCGGCGGACGGCGAACGCGCTCTGCTGGCGGCGCGACTGGACAACCTGGGCAAAGGCGCCAGCGGCGCGGCGGTGCAGAACCTGGAGCTGATGCTCGGCCTATCCTGA
- a CDS encoding shikimate 5-dehydrogenase, with product MLPAPRFDRDTQLCMSLAARPGNFGTRFHNYLYELLGLNYVYKAFTTQDLAGAIGGVRALGIRGCAVSMPFKEAVIPLLDELMPSAAAIRSVNTIVNDGGFLRAYNTDYEAIRLLIGEKGLDPSWRVSVRGSGGMGKAVAQALRDAGFENGVLVARNEAAGRELAERLGWRWTPQPEAADLLVNVTPIGMAGGPEAHDLSFAPELIEQARAVFDVVALPAETPLIAEAWRQGKPVVTGDEVAALQALEQFVLYTGVRPTPEQVQAAAAWARQG from the coding sequence ATGCTTCCCGCGCCCCGTTTCGACCGTGACACGCAGCTTTGCATGAGCCTCGCCGCCCGGCCCGGCAACTTCGGCACGCGCTTTCACAACTACCTGTACGAACTGCTGGGCCTGAACTATGTCTATAAGGCGTTCACCACGCAGGATTTGGCGGGGGCCATCGGAGGTGTCCGGGCGCTGGGCATTCGTGGTTGCGCGGTGAGTATGCCGTTCAAGGAAGCCGTGATTCCGCTGCTGGACGAACTGATGCCCTCGGCGGCGGCGATACGGTCGGTCAACACCATCGTCAACGACGGCGGCTTTTTGCGGGCCTACAACACCGATTACGAGGCCATTCGTCTGCTGATTGGGGAGAAAGGACTCGACCCGTCCTGGCGCGTGAGCGTGCGCGGCAGCGGCGGCATGGGCAAGGCGGTGGCGCAGGCGCTGCGGGACGCGGGCTTTGAAAACGGCGTGCTGGTCGCCCGCAACGAGGCGGCGGGGCGCGAACTGGCCGAGCGTCTGGGGTGGCGCTGGACACCACAGCCCGAAGCTGCCGACCTGCTGGTCAACGTGACGCCCATCGGCATGGCGGGCGGGCCGGAGGCGCACGACCTCAGCTTTGCGCCGGAACTGATTGAGCAGGCCCGCGCCGTGTTCGACGTGGTGGCCCTGCCCGCCGAAACGCCCTTGATTGCCGAGGCGTGGCGGCAGGGCAAGCCCGTCGTGACCGGGGACGAAGTCGCGGCGCTTCAGGCGCTGGAGCAGTTCGTGCTCTACACGGGCGTGCGGCCCACGCCGGAGCAAGTGCAGGCGGCGGCGGCCTGGGCACGGCAGGGGTAA
- the glp gene encoding gephyrin-like molybdotransferase Glp — protein MTAPTFSMHVSVEQARALFAGLLPAPPVTALALRDALGWTLGADLPALVSHPSATESALDGVACREADTLGAASAPVSLRVVGESRAGAPFVGEVRAGECVRIYTGAPLPAGTDAICPVEQLREEGNVVRLLRPARPGDVRPEGGDFHAGETVMAAGLRLTPARLALAAALGHAQVPVRHWRVALLSTGDEVVEPGQPLLPGQVYDSNRVGLAALLREAGCEVLDLGHAPDSPAALRERLNAAGGADLLLTSGGVSMGRYDFMRDLLLEEGEVAFWKVRMRPGGPALCGRWGGLPVFGLPGNPVSSLVVFQVIVRPVLTGEALPTRQVTAATPFASLPDKTAFWRGVLTGDEVREYPRQGSGVLRSLSDADALVIVPEGQSVAAGERVDVALL, from the coding sequence ATGACCGCCCCCACCTTTTCCATGCATGTTTCGGTCGAGCAGGCGCGGGCGCTGTTCGCTGGCCTGCTGCCCGCGCCACCGGTCACGGCCCTGGCGCTGCGAGACGCCCTCGGCTGGACGCTGGGGGCCGACCTGCCCGCGCTCGTGAGTCATCCCTCGGCCACCGAAAGCGCGTTGGACGGCGTCGCCTGCCGGGAAGCCGACACCCTGGGCGCGGCGTCGGCGCCGGTGTCCCTGCGCGTGGTGGGAGAAAGCCGCGCCGGGGCGCCGTTCGTGGGCGAGGTGCGGGCCGGTGAATGCGTCCGCATCTACACCGGCGCTCCGCTGCCTGCGGGCACCGACGCCATCTGTCCCGTCGAGCAGCTGCGCGAAGAAGGAAACGTGGTGCGGCTGCTGCGCCCCGCCCGACCCGGTGACGTGCGCCCGGAAGGAGGGGACTTTCATGCAGGCGAAACGGTGATGGCTGCCGGGCTGCGGCTGACCCCGGCCCGCCTCGCGCTGGCGGCGGCGCTGGGGCACGCGCAGGTCCCGGTGCGGCACTGGCGGGTCGCGCTGCTCTCGACCGGCGACGAGGTGGTCGAACCGGGGCAACCGCTGCTGCCGGGGCAGGTCTACGACTCCAACCGCGTCGGCCTGGCGGCGCTGCTGCGTGAGGCGGGCTGCGAAGTGCTCGACCTGGGCCACGCGCCCGACTCGCCCGCTGCCCTGCGCGAGCGCCTGAACGCGGCGGGCGGGGCCGACCTGCTGCTCACCAGCGGCGGCGTCAGCATGGGGCGCTACGACTTCATGCGTGACCTGTTGCTGGAAGAAGGCGAGGTCGCGTTCTGGAAGGTGCGGATGCGGCCCGGTGGCCCGGCGCTTTGTGGGCGCTGGGGGGGGCTGCCGGTGTTCGGGCTGCCGGGCAATCCGGTGAGCAGCCTCGTCGTGTTTCAGGTCATCGTGCGCCCGGTCCTGACTGGCGAGGCGCTCCCGACCCGGCAGGTGACGGCGGCCACTCCTTTTGCCTCACTGCCTGACAAGACGGCGTTCTGGCGCGGCGTCCTGACTGGGGACGAGGTGCGCGAGTACCCCCGCCAGGGCAGCGGCGTGCTGCGCTCTCTGAGTGACGCGGACGCCCTGGTCATCGTGCCCGAAGGACAGAGCGTCGCGGCGGGAGAGCGGGTGGACGTGGCCTTGCTGTAG